The following nucleotide sequence is from Lentimicrobiaceae bacterium.
GCTGCACTGCTCCCATGCGTGATGAAAACCAGTTACATGCTGCCATCGTGGAAATCATTACGATGAAAGATGCTGAGGTAAAATACTCCACCGTACAAAACTGGTATCCAGGAAACAAAAAGGGAGAAGGCGGAATCTACAATTTTGTTACCAAACGAGGGATTTGCAAAGGCAACAATTCCAAAATTTCGTGGACGCAGGTGGAAACCGGCTCGGCTATCACCTGGAAATATCCCAGCGTGGTGCTCATGGGCGACAATTCCATAGGCGAATTTTACTCGGTAGCCGTAACCAACAATTACCAGCAGGCAGACACGGGAACCAAAATGATACATCTTGGGAAAAACACCAAAAGTACCATCATTTCCAAAGGTATTTCTGCCGGACACAGCAACAACAGCTACCGCGGGCTGGTAAAGATGACCAAACGTGCCGAAAATTCCAGAAATTTTTCGCAGTGCGATTCACTACTACTTGGCAGCAAATGCGGTGCGCACACTTATCCATATATCAAAACGGAAAATAAGTCTTCCGTGGTGGAGCACGAAGCAACTACCAGTAAAATATCCGACGATCAGTTGTTTTATTGTAACCAGCGAGGTATCAGCACTGAAAGCGCTATCGGGCTGATTGTAAACGGCTATGCCAAAGAAGTTCTAAATAAACTGCCAATGGAATTTGCCGTGGAAGCACAAAAATTGCTTTCTATCAGCCTGGAGGGCAGCGTAGGCTAATAGCCAGTTTATCCATAAAAATAATCAATAGAAAATAAAAAATAACTTTACTGTTATGCTGAATATAAAGAATTTAAAAGTTTCGATCAATAATAAAGAAATCTTAAAAGGAGTAAACCTCGATATAAATGCCGGAGAAGTACATGCCATTATGGGACCCAACGGAACCGGGAAAAGCACCCTTGCATCCGTGATTGCCGGAAGGAATGTTTTTGAGGTAACATCAGGCGAAGTTCTCTACAAAGGAAAAGACTTGCTGCATCTTTCGCCGGAAGAGCGAGCATGTGAGGGAATTTTCCTTGGTTTTCAGTATCCTGTGGAAATTCCGGGAGTAAGCATCACCAATTTCATGCGTACAGCCGTGAACGAACAACGAAAATACAGAGGATTGGATCCGCTTCCTGCCAGTGAATTTCTTGCCATGATGGAAGATAGAAAAAAACTGGTGGAAATTCAGAGCAAACTCACTAACCGTTCGGTAAACGAAGGTTTTTCGGGTGGAGAAAAGAAGAAAAATGAAATCTTCCAGATGGCGATGCTCGAACCTACGCTTGCCATCCTTGACGAAACCGACTCCGGACTCGACATTGATGCACTGCGCATTGTAGCCAATGGCGTAAACAAACTCCGTCGCAAGGACAACGCATTCATCGTCATTACGCATTACCAGCGACTGCTCGAATATATCGTTCCGGATGTAGTACATGTACTTTACGACGGAAAAATTGTGAAAACCGGCGGTAAAGAACTTGCACTGGAACTGGAAGAAAAAGGTTACGAATGGATTAAAAACGGTTTGTAGTTTCAAGTTCATTATTCAAAACTTGAAACTAATAATCAGAAACTGACGAAAATGGAAGGAATATTAACCGAAAATACATTTAAAGACAAGCTGGTAGCATTGTTTGAAGAAAACAAACGCTTTCGCTGGAAAAGTGAGCCGGATTTCATGCATAATCTGCGGGAGGAAGCTCTGCAAAGCTTTGTAAAATTGGGATTCCCCAATCCCAAAATGGAAGCATGGCGGCAAACCAACCTTGCAAAACCTCTTGCTTTGGAATATATTCAGCATCTTGAGCCATCGGAAGAAAAGGTGGATTTGGAAAAGATTTTCCATTGCGATGTTTATAATCTTGATACTTATCTCTTCAGCCAACTGAATGGCTGGTTTATTTCCGATAACCAACCACTTACCACCATCAGTGGAGGCGTGGTAGTTGGAAGCATGGCGAAAGCCATGAAGGTGTATCCGCAGATTTTTGAAAAACATTTTGCACACTATGCAGATATAAAAAACAATGGTTTCGATGCGCTGAACACCGCCTTTGCTCAAGACGGAATCTTTATTTACGTGCCTGATAATGTGATAGTGGACAAACCTATTCAGATCATCAACATCATCAATCTGAAGGAAAACATTTTTATCCAGCCACGGCACCTTTTGGTGATGGGGAAAAACAGCAGCCTGCAACTGGTTTACTGTGATCATTCTCTTTTGCACAAAGCAAGTCTGATAAGTTCGGTAGGTGAGATTTACGTAGGTGAAAATGCCCATTTTGATCATTACAAGCTGCAGAACAAGGACAGCGAATCCACCCTGCTTGCCTCCATTTATTTCCATCTGGAAGCAAACAGCACTTTAAACTCCAACATCATTACGCTAAACGGAGGAATCGTACGGAACAATTCAAACGTAACCTTTGCAGGCGAAGGGGCAGAAGCCAATTTGTACGGATTGTACCTTGCCGACAAAGACCAGCATGTTGACAATCATATTTTTGTTGACCATGCCGTGCCCAATTGCGTCAGTAACCAACTATTCAAAGGAATTTTGGACGACCAGGCACAAGGCGTATTTAACGGGAAAGTGCTGGTAAGGCAGGATGCCCAGAAAACGAATGCTTTTCAAACCAACCGGAATATTCTTCTTACGGATAAAGCCAATGTCCACTCTGAGCCACATCTGGAGATTTATGCCGACGATGTAAAATGCAGCCACGGAGCTACTGTAGGGCAATTGAATCCGGAAGCCATGTTTTATCTGCGTTCGCGCGGCATTTCGGAAGATAGCGCACGAATGTTGCTGATGAATGCTTTTGCCGAAGAGGTGATTGACAAAATTGCCATCGAACCTTTGCGTGAAAGAATGGACGAACTGATTATTAAACGCCTGAAAGGAGAACTTTCCATCTGCGACCAGTGCATACTCGATTGCAGCGGAAGAAAGCCCGTAAAATTTGATATTGATCTGTCCAAAATTTAGAAATTTGTACAAAAAAAATCCATTGACACCAGACATAGAAAAAATCAGATCCAACTTTCCCATCCTGCAACGACAGGTTTACGGGAAACCATTGGTTTACTTCGATAATGCCGCTACCACACAAAAACCGAAAGAGGTTATTGAAGCCATTGTGAAATATTATGAAACGGAAAATGCTAACGTACATCGCGGTGTACATTATCTCAGCCAGCAGGCAACTCGTTCTTTTGAAAAAGTTCGGGAAAAGACAGCCCGTTTTGTTAATGCCGGCAGCAACTGCGAGATAATTTTCACCCGGGGAACTACCGAAGCAATAAACCTGGTAGCTTCTTCTTTTGGTAAAAAGTTTTTAAATAAAGGCGATGAAATCCTGGTTTCGGAGATGGAACATCATTCCAACCTCGTTCCCTGGCAAAATATCTGCGAAGAAAAACAGGCAAAACTGCGGGTAATCCCGATTACCGATGCAGGCGAACTGGACATGCAAGCTTTTGAAAGATTGCTTACGCAAAAAACCAGGTTGGTTGCAATTGCCCACGTTTCCAATACACTGGGAACCATTAACCCGGTGAAGGAAATCGTTGCAAAATGTCATTTACAAAACATCCCGGTTTTAGTTGATGGAGCACAGGCTGTGGCTCACATGAAAGTGGATGTTCAGGATTTAGACTGCGATTTCTACACCCTGTCCGGGCATAAAATGTACGGGCCGATGGGCATTGGTTGCCTTTACGGAAAGGAGAAATGGCTGAATGCCTTGCCCCCTTACCAGTTTGGTGGCGAAATGATACAAACGGTAACTTTTGATAAGACTACCTACAACGAATTACCCTACAAATTTGAAGCAGGAACGCCCAATGTAGCCGATACCGTTGGCTTTGGTGCTGCCATTGACTATCTTACGGAAACGGGATTGGAAAACATAGGTGCATACGAAAATGAATTGCTCAGATATGCTACCGAAAAACTGTTGCAAATAATAGGTTTGAAAATAATAGGAACTTCAAATCATAAAGCTGCGGTAATTTCTTTTGTGATGGATAAAATTCACCCTTATGATGCAGGAATGATCCTCGACCGTATGGGAATAGCCGTACGCACCGGCCACCATTGCACCCAGCCGCTGATGGACCGTTTTGAAATTCCGGGAACAATACGTGCTTCTTTTTCTCTTTACAATACAAAAGAAGAAATTGACTGTTTGGTGGAAGGAGTACAAAAAGTAAAGGAAATGCTTGGCTGATGCTTGGTAAAATTTGAATCAATAAAAAAATGACAATAAACGAAATTGAGCAACAAATCATACAGGAATTTTCCAATTTCGACGATTGGATGGACCGGTATAATTACCTGATAGAATTAGGGAAAAGTTTACCATTGATAGAAGAAAAATACAAAATGGACAGTAACCTGATAGTAGGATGCCAATCGAGGGTATGGTTGCAGGCAGAATACCGCGACGGGAAAATCTTTTTCACCGCCGACAGCGATGCCGTGATCACCAAAGGCATTATTAGCCTGCTGATACGGGTTCTTTCCGGGCAAACACCAGAAGACATTCTGAACGCTCCATTACATTTTGTGGAGAGCATCGGGTTGAATGAACATCTTTCGCCAACCCGTTCCAACGGATTGCTTTCCATGGTAAAACAAATAAAACTGTATGCTTTAGCTTTTAAAACAAAATACCAGGCAAAACAGAAATAACTAAAAATAAATTCCGCATCATGGACAAGCAAATCTTAAAATCCTTAGTAATTTCTGCTCTTAAAACCATACACGATCCGGAAATACCGGTAAACATCTACGACATGGGGCTAATTTACGAGATAAAAGTAAACGACGACAATTCTGTTTATATTAAAATGACCGTTACTGCTCCTAATTGTCCGGTTGCCGACAGCCTGCCCGAAGAAGTTCGCGAACGGGTAAAAAGCATCGAAGGACTGAAAGATGCTGAAATAGAATTGGTTTTCGACCCGCCCTGGGATTCCGATATGATTTCGGAAGAAGCAAAACTGGAACTCGGTTTGCTGTAAACAACCGCTTACATTGCATTTTTATTATTTTTGCAGACAGAATACGCCCTCACTATGACTGCAGAACCCGGTAAAATTCTTTCTGCCATTGATTCTCCCTACCAACTGCGAAAGCTGAAAAAGAGCGAACTACCTGCTTTATGTGAAGAAATACGTACGTATATTATTGAAGTCATTTCTAAGAATCCGGGACATCTTGGTGCGAACCTTGGCACTGTGGAACTGGCAGTTGCATTACATTACGTATTTAATACACCTGACGACAAACTGGTTTGGGACGTAGGTCATCAGGCGTATGCACATAAAATAATTACCGGCAGGCGCGATGCCTTTGTAACCAACCGTACTTACCAGGGAATTTCCGGTTTTCCGCGGATGAGCGAGAGCGAATACGATGCTTTCGGCGTCGGACACTCCTCCACTTCCATTTCGGCAGTGCTGGGAATGGCTATAGCTTCCAAACTGGAAGGAAACACAAAGCGCCAGCATATTGCAGTGATAGGCGATGGTTCCATGACGGGAGGCATGGCGATGGAAGCATTGAATAATGCAGGCGTTTCCAACACCAACATCCTCGTTATCCTGAATGATAATGGCATTTCCATTGATGAAAGCGTAGGAGCACTGAAAGAATACCTCACCGATATTGTTACCTCACGAACTTATAACCGCATCCGTAACAAGATTTGGCAAATACTGGGTGGCGGAAGCAAATACGGCGAAAACACACGCGACATCGTAAAACAAATGGGGAATGCGATAAAATCTACCATTTTTAAAAAAAGTAACCTTTTCGAAGCTTTGAAATTCCGGTACTTTGGCCCTGTTGATGGCAACGACGTGTTGCGTATGACCGAAGTACTAAACGACATGAAACGTATACAGGGGCCCAAGCTCCTACATTGCATAACCACCAAGGGAAAAGGATTGGAATTAGCCGAAAAAAACCAGACAACCTACCATGCCCCGGGTATTTTTGATAAAGATACCGGCGAAATCATCGAATCGCAATGTCTTGGTAAACTTTCGCCCAAATATCAAACCGTATTCGGACTGACGATAATTGAA
It contains:
- a CDS encoding cysteine desulfurase, which gives rise to MYKKNPLTPDIEKIRSNFPILQRQVYGKPLVYFDNAATTQKPKEVIEAIVKYYETENANVHRGVHYLSQQATRSFEKVREKTARFVNAGSNCEIIFTRGTTEAINLVASSFGKKFLNKGDEILVSEMEHHSNLVPWQNICEEKQAKLRVIPITDAGELDMQAFERLLTQKTRLVAIAHVSNTLGTINPVKEIVAKCHLQNIPVLVDGAQAVAHMKVDVQDLDCDFYTLSGHKMYGPMGIGCLYGKEKWLNALPPYQFGGEMIQTVTFDKTTYNELPYKFEAGTPNVADTVGFGAAIDYLTETGLENIGAYENELLRYATEKLLQIIGLKIIGTSNHKAAVISFVMDKIHPYDAGMILDRMGIAVRTGHHCTQPLMDRFEIPGTIRASFSLYNTKEEIDCLVEGVQKVKEMLG
- the dxs gene encoding 1-deoxy-D-xylulose-5-phosphate synthase; the encoded protein is MTAEPGKILSAIDSPYQLRKLKKSELPALCEEIRTYIIEVISKNPGHLGANLGTVELAVALHYVFNTPDDKLVWDVGHQAYAHKIITGRRDAFVTNRTYQGISGFPRMSESEYDAFGVGHSSTSISAVLGMAIASKLEGNTKRQHIAVIGDGSMTGGMAMEALNNAGVSNTNILVILNDNGISIDESVGALKEYLTDIVTSRTYNRIRNKIWQILGGGSKYGENTRDIVKQMGNAIKSTIFKKSNLFEALKFRYFGPVDGNDVLRMTEVLNDMKRIQGPKLLHCITTKGKGLELAEKNQTTYHAPGIFDKDTGEIIESQCLGKLSPKYQTVFGLTIIELAEKNPKIVAITPAMPTGCSLNLMMEKMPERVFDVGIAEQHAVTFSAGLATQGFVPFCNIYSTFMQRSYDQLIHDVALQKLHVVFCLDRGGLVGEDGATHHGCFDLAYLRPIPNLIIAAPMNEEELRNMLFTAQTDGKGTFVIRYPRGRGVMPEWKTPFKEIETGKGRKLINGEKTAIISIGHPGNFVTEALKSLEKENIRPAHYDIRFLKPIDEALLHEVFQNFSKVITIEDGAIIGGLGSAVMEFAAGNHYSVPVRRLGIPDRFIEQGTPEQLYHECGFDAEGIAEAVRECFQ
- a CDS encoding SUF system Fe-S cluster assembly protein codes for the protein MDKQILKSLVISALKTIHDPEIPVNIYDMGLIYEIKVNDDNSVYIKMTVTAPNCPVADSLPEEVRERVKSIEGLKDAEIELVFDPPWDSDMISEEAKLELGLL
- the sufC gene encoding Fe-S cluster assembly ATPase SufC, translated to MLNIKNLKVSINNKEILKGVNLDINAGEVHAIMGPNGTGKSTLASVIAGRNVFEVTSGEVLYKGKDLLHLSPEERACEGIFLGFQYPVEIPGVSITNFMRTAVNEQRKYRGLDPLPASEFLAMMEDRKKLVEIQSKLTNRSVNEGFSGGEKKKNEIFQMAMLEPTLAILDETDSGLDIDALRIVANGVNKLRRKDNAFIVITHYQRLLEYIVPDVVHVLYDGKIVKTGGKELALELEEKGYEWIKNGL
- the sufD gene encoding Fe-S cluster assembly protein SufD; this encodes MEGILTENTFKDKLVALFEENKRFRWKSEPDFMHNLREEALQSFVKLGFPNPKMEAWRQTNLAKPLALEYIQHLEPSEEKVDLEKIFHCDVYNLDTYLFSQLNGWFISDNQPLTTISGGVVVGSMAKAMKVYPQIFEKHFAHYADIKNNGFDALNTAFAQDGIFIYVPDNVIVDKPIQIINIINLKENIFIQPRHLLVMGKNSSLQLVYCDHSLLHKASLISSVGEIYVGENAHFDHYKLQNKDSESTLLASIYFHLEANSTLNSNIITLNGGIVRNNSNVTFAGEGAEANLYGLYLADKDQHVDNHIFVDHAVPNCVSNQLFKGILDDQAQGVFNGKVLVRQDAQKTNAFQTNRNILLTDKANVHSEPHLEIYADDVKCSHGATVGQLNPEAMFYLRSRGISEDSARMLLMNAFAEEVIDKIAIEPLRERMDELIIKRLKGELSICDQCILDCSGRKPVKFDIDLSKI
- the sufB gene encoding Fe-S cluster assembly protein SufB, translating into MMTKESNNILEKVTQNEYKWGFYTDIQMETAPRGLSEDIIRFISAKKNEPEWLLEFRLQAYKHWLTLTEPTWAHIHHPPIDYQSIIYYAAPKKKEQNAGFEEVDPELVATFNKLGISLEEQKRLTGMAVDAVIDSVSVKTTFSDTLAKLGIVFCSFSEAVQKHPDLVKQHLGTVVPTNDNFFAALNSAVFTDGSFCYIPKGVRCPVELSTYFRINAANTGQFERTLIVADEGAYVSYMEGCTAPMRDENQLHAAIVEIITMKDAEVKYSTVQNWYPGNKKGEGGIYNFVTKRGICKGNNSKISWTQVETGSAITWKYPSVVLMGDNSIGEFYSVAVTNNYQQADTGTKMIHLGKNTKSTIISKGISAGHSNNSYRGLVKMTKRAENSRNFSQCDSLLLGSKCGAHTYPYIKTENKSSVVEHEATTSKISDDQLFYCNQRGISTESAIGLIVNGYAKEVLNKLPMEFAVEAQKLLSISLEGSVG
- a CDS encoding SufE family protein, whose amino-acid sequence is MTINEIEQQIIQEFSNFDDWMDRYNYLIELGKSLPLIEEKYKMDSNLIVGCQSRVWLQAEYRDGKIFFTADSDAVITKGIISLLIRVLSGQTPEDILNAPLHFVESIGLNEHLSPTRSNGLLSMVKQIKLYALAFKTKYQAKQK